Proteins encoded by one window of Aspergillus puulaauensis MK2 DNA, chromosome 4, nearly complete sequence:
- a CDS encoding uncharacterized protein (COG:G;~EggNog:ENOG410PHMI;~InterPro:IPR020846,IPR011701,IPR036259;~PFAM:PF07690;~TransMembrane:10 (i125-144o164-189i210-228o240-260i317-340o352-376i396-416o422-446i467-487o493-516i);~go_function: GO:0022857 - transmembrane transporter activity [Evidence IEA];~go_process: GO:0055085 - transmembrane transport [Evidence IEA]), with amino-acid sequence MAVEDDISNPLHMGVDSEKKNQKQQHQQQRRNESTSQPNDTHAERASQSSESDSRGKPREDGKRELTEDDAYDKLGFCFPEWKKWTILTVIFTVQMSMNFNSSTYSNAVSGLTEQFNISEQAARVGQMIFLVAYAFGCELWAPWSEEFGRWPIMQLSLTFMNIWQIPCALAPNFGTMVVGRFLGGISLAGGSVTLGMTADMWEADDQGFAVAYVVLSSVGGTTIGPFFGGMMEQWLEWRWNFWIQLIFGGVTQIMHLLLVQETRSTILLDREAKRRRKSGEDPNVYGPNEMKKPRIDFQDFLRIWRRPFEMFLREPIVLFLSLLSGFSDALIFTCIESFALVFEQWGFDPLRIGFCFGAIIIGYVVAYAIFLPDIWRQRKIRQRDGNAARLPERRLLLLLFIAPLETIGLFGFAWTSMGPDYNPWIAPLIFVFLIAIANYGIYMATIDYMVAAYGPYSASATGGNGFARDFLAGLSAMYATPMYTNIGGRLHLQWASTILGVLAIFVTIPIYVFYWKGPQIREKSKFAQTLAADRALHAGRRASHISGAEKPYPA; translated from the coding sequence ATGGCGGTCGAGGATGATATCTCGAATCCCCTGCATATGGGTGTAGATTCGGAGAAGAAAAAtcagaagcagcagcaccaacaacaacgaaGGAACGAGTCGACTAGTCAGCCGAACGATACCCACGCCGAACGGGCGTCGCAATCGTCCGAAAGCGACTCTCGTGGTAAACCCAGAGAGGACGGGAAGCGAGAACTGACGGAGGATGACGCCTATGATAAGCTGGGTTTCTGCTTTCCAGAATGGAAGAAGTGGACCATCCTCACCGTCATCTTTACCGTGCAGATGTCCATGAACTTCAACAGCAGTACTTACTCCAACGCGGTATCCGGATTGACGGAGCAATTCAATATCAGCGAGCAGGCAGCGCGAGTTGGTCAGATGATTTTCTTGGTTGCGTACGCATTTGGCTGCGAGCTGTGGGCGCCTTGGAGTGAAGAGTTTGGCCGATGGCCTATAATGCAGCTCAGCTTGACCTTTATGAACATTTGGCAGATCCCCTGTGCCCTGGCCCCGAACTTTGGGACTATGGTTGTTGGTCGTTTCCTCGGTGGTATCAGCTTGGCCGGAGGCTCTGTCACGCTGGGTATGACGGCTGATATGTGGGAAGCCGATGATCAAGGCTTCGCTGTGGCGTATGTAGTGCTGTCGTCTGTCGGAGGCACTACGATCGGGCCGTTCTTCGGTGGAATGATGGAGCAGTGGCTGGAGTGGCGATGGAACTTCTGGATCCAGCTCATCTTCGGTGGTGTGACCCAAATCATGCATCTGCTCCTTGTCCAAGAAACCCGTTCGACTATTCTCCTCGACCGGGAAGCCAAGCGCCGCCGTAAATCTGGGGAAGACCCTAATGTTTACGGGCCCAACGAAATGAAGAAGCCCAGGATCGACTTCCAAGACTTCTTGCGTATCTGGCGCCGGCCTTTTGAGATGTTCCTGCGCGAACCGATCGTGCTTTTCCTCTCGTTGCTTTCCGGGTTCTCTGATGCACTGATCTTCACCTGCATTGAGTCCTTTGCTCTCGTCTTTGAACAGTGGGGCTTTGACCCGCTAAGGATCGGCTTCTGCTTCGGCGCTATTATCATTGGATATGTCGTGGCCTATGCTATTTTCCTTCCGGATATCTGGCGCCAGCGCAAGATCCGCCAGCGAGACGGCAACGCCGCCCGCTTGCCAGAGCGTCgtcttctacttcttctttttatcGCGCCGTTGGAGACCATCGGACTCTTCGGATTCGCATGGACTTCGATGGGCCCGGATTACAACCCCTGGATCGCGCCCCTTATCTTCGTGTTCCTGATCGCAATTGCGAACTACGGAATTTACATGGCGACAATTGACTACATGGTTGCCGCGTATGGACCATATTCGGCCTCAGCGACTGGCGGAAATGGCTTCGCGCGTGATTTCCTCGCTGGGCTGTCCGCCATGTATGCGACGCCCATGTACACGAACATCGGTGGCAGGCTACACTTGCAGTGGGCCAGTACCATTCTGGGTGTTCTGGCCATCTTCGTCACGATTCCAATTTACGTGTTCTACTGGAAGGGCCCGCAGATTCGGGAGAAGAGTAAGTTTGCTCAGACTCTGGCGGCCGACCGGGCTCTTCATGCGGGTAGGAGGGCTAGCCATATCAGTGGAGCAGAGAAACCGTACCCAGCATGA
- a CDS encoding MYB DNA-binding domain protein (COG:K;~EggNog:ENOG410PNVQ;~InterPro:IPR001005,IPR009057,IPR017884;~PFAM:PF00249): MSARYPQSSGFNPRDRSPQRFGDRRPPAGPRGSDDAGLPLGREPPRAPKALIDTPRGAPFGGRGRGYPGRGDFRDRDRDPRDRDRERDRDFRDPRDGPPPFRRDIDRDWGRRGHDFDVREPRVGFGRGRSRSPPPPRDFRDMREPLGRDPDIVRMRRGSRDSLLSVSSTAPDGPPSAGHHSRAGPIRGRGRGDWDGGRGRGRMQYLDDRDSFRRRSRSRDTRWDRDRDRDRDRERERALDRDRDRERILVDRDRDRDIDRRDRDRDLDRRDRFDRRDDLDRRMDREERDRPTDLWKRDRPPSRNENRNSSISSIPSGAQSVHGAPALADRISDQPTADHPRKSSGGEPWRDVERLESLSSRPDPAKEFIPPVNKRSPPPAAPQVPAFGSVTAPIPDLSAEKPSTDAHPPALSPVKAEKERQEPPSRPPVLPPTGPKADRGPPHVPEPRSRTNESKRDDAHDAHPKQESPVRTFKPPQTMPVGLQKPLDLSPPTAPAAMVAKEGAATPEPSPSKLSSTSILSEAARGPPSAGRSASPGSHTSPRMHSSAIPTGPRALQQRPQPSRGPSKHNKPWVRPGFNRPPSATSPTLPPKRDSIDVKERSLSISDDIKRDTRTAIDEQMKSPNANRYDAIKDRIGQKAQEITAAPEPPSTESRDRTASPPPLPVEAPAKPAEIGGEDEDGDVVIPDFGRSSDEEEDENVFTQEYLEERKQIFEKDMKALRAEMPPPPLEDPNIVSLLMRIQLLGMIANDTETQKAQPPAAPADEVPAPEDVQGALEATAIGKKIEEHEPSTKLVLDSLPDAVSVETLPFLQSGPPTPMSDLDTYQDNIATHERIKTILRKELVDQRKAITKKNAELRLDWLAYYKRWRLSVWEMDRAKGKHKPSETPGPTPPPAPPPVTPIPILESRSERRYKGNSELDFQNALRASEISAQEELARRRENKATAQPDLNREAVIPDMLEPREAKAFIFKDTNNIVDPSQAMDVFGFVPPLNDFTPEEHEKFTDAFMAYPKKWGKIAEALPGRDFKQCIVHYYLTKEEIKYKAKLNKRWSRRGRARRSARPKSNALMADLGVVKPDYEGEEEPTPVTDTGRPRRAAAPTFGDTTVDVDQAANGRRANATKDGEQGEKPAGRRGARAGAGTRGGRRAKAAQQQQLQQQQPGPLTPQPEQPTLIAPPVPAAAVPTPTIASISNTEVPEMGMDVPSDVGVVRFRDQLDGDRADVPPRSKSGRGRPRDSIYTFEPTEPESTTIIPAAGAAVRPETNYNSPQTTSYWSVPEVRDFPLLLAHFGRDFEGISNFMKTKSTQMVKNYFQRQLDSGKKDFEDIVTDAETKRARGEPPNPLPIQNFAAKRRYEATPSSVNMSRPLAPHTEATPEVEDGRIASTARHAALTSQQASLHARPLHERERSMSRYQSLAQASNAPMAPHSPAMTLTDDTSRTIHTQPGMQQRIQGPRLGYFAADDRREAPAPGISSHATSRPHDHPVSSQQVAASAPEITRIDPLHSQRFRTTGVDVHGSPLLPGQSATVPPHQPYLSSLAQPHAQPPSLISHGSHSRHPSLTKPPGSPVQGMARHEPEMSHIRRDSVGQRSFYPLSAPHAGVSQPPSVLSPPREPLRPTLTPVETTEPPRQVPAKRSNIMSILNDEPEEPQPRKRFASDQASSPSRPVYAASSSLTHPSPRQEEPMLSASHQKGTAYSQQSQYLPPSRPYPEYSYNPVSESSGASRNTDWLGRFDPRAPQQSQQPSSAPPPPHSRPSTTLAPQTPYSPFASSQTPSSQMLPNLNAPSPAPTPPPATVSQRPSYPTSMYAPSPAPHTHAPGGSRDISSQGPMYRLAIGSPTPRNSHISYSSRPGMSSTSSYGSTAQTVPVSAHMPGTPQQHPSGLPGYHHVQPMVAHQPQPHRPQLGLAGVHYGRHTPPPQPQGSRMAPLSGAVSQQMGRSYTPPTVLQPSHSGGMAYAPSGPGNPHPLQTRPPGPGSMNEPMPGPHGGSAHHRVYSQGSNNPYPGPLPSQHNR; this comes from the exons ATGTCTGCGCGATATCCCCAATCGTCTGGGTTTAACCCCCGTGACCGTTCTCCCCAACGATTCGGTGATCGTCGACCGCCAGCCGGGCCTCGTGGTTCTGACGATGCAGGTCTACCGTTAGGGCGCGAGCCACCCAGGGCTCCCAAGGCCTTGATCGACACCCCTCGAGGCGCTCCGTTTGgtggtcgaggtcgaggctACCCCGGCCGTGGAGATTTCCGTGATAGGGACCGCGACCCCCGTGATCGCGATAGAGAACGTGACCGTGACTTTCGAGACCCTCGCGATGGACCACCGCCCTTTCGCCGCGATATTGATCGAGATTGGGGCCGTCGCGGTCATGACTTTGACGTGAGAGAGCCGCGCGTTGGATTTGGGCGCGGTCGTTCGCGTtcacctccgcctcctcgcgACTTCCGTGATATGAGAGAACCGCTAGGTCGAGATCCAGATATTGTGAGAATGCGCCGTGGCTCGAGAGATAGTCTATTGTCAGTATCGTCCACAGCACCCGATGGGCCCCCCTCTGCTGGCCATCATTCCCGTGCTGGGCCAATTCGTGGCCGAGGTCGTGGGGATTGGGACGGCGGGCGCGGCCGTGGTCGGATGCAATATTTAGATGATCGTGATTCGTTTCGGCGACGGAGTCGGTCACGCGACACTAGGTGGGACCGGGATagagaccgagaccgagaccgcgAGAGGGAACGTGCCCTTGACCGTGATCGTGATCGCGAACGCATACTTGTGGATCGCGACAGAGATCGTGACATTGATAGACGCGATAGAGACCGCGATCTGGACCGTCGTGATAGATTCGATCGCCGTGATGACTTGGACCGCCGTATGGACCGCGAGGAGCGAGACAGGCCCACGGATTTGTGGAAGCGAGACCGACCCCCGAGCCGAAATGAAAATAGGAACTCCAGCATTTCATCCATCCCGTCCGGTGCACAGTCGGTGCATGGTGCTCCCGCGTTGGCAGACAGGATTTCTGACCAGCCGACTGCCGACCACCCTCGAAAATCATCCGGGGGGGAGCCCTGGCGTGACGTGGAACGACTGGAGTCCCTATCCTCTCGACCAGATCCTGCAAAGGAGTTCATCCCTCCTGTTAACAAACGCTCCCCACCCCCAGCTGCTCCTCAAGTGCCAGCTTTTGGCTCAGTAACCGCCCCTATTCCGGATTTGTCTGCCGAAAAACCGTCCACCGATGCGCACCCTCCAGCACTGTCGCCAGTTAAAGCCGAAAAAGAACGCCAGGagccgccatcaaggccGCCAGTACTACCACCAACAGGTCCAAAGGCAGATCGAGGTCCGCCCCATGTCCCGGAACCGCGTTCTCGCACCAACGAATCGAAGCGTGATGATGCCCATGATGCTCATCCGAAGCAGGAGAGCCCGGTACGGACATTCAAACCGCCTCAAACGATGCCCGTTGGTCTACAGAAACCCTTAGATCTATCCCCACCCACCGCTCCAGCAGCCATGGTTGCCAAAGAGGGAGCAGCCACCCCCGAGCCTTCTCCTAGCAAATTGAGTTCGACCAGTATACTCTCAGAAGCAGCTCGAGGACCTCCTTCAGCGGGACGATCGGCGTCGCCCGGATCCCACACATCGCCTCGCATGCATTCATCGGCTATCCCCACTGGTCCTCGGGCACTTCAGCAACGTCCTCAACCATCCCGTGGACCTTCTAAACATAACAAACCATGGGTTCGGCCGGGCTTCAATCGACCGCCATCCGCCACTAGCCCGACTTTACCACCAAAGAGAGACTCCATTGATGTCAAAGAGAGGAGCCTGTCTATTAGCGACGACATTAAGCGTGACACGAGAACGGCCATTGATGAACAAATGAAGAGCCCTAATGCCAATAGATACGATGCCATCAAGGATAGAATCGGCCAAAAAGCCCAGGAAATCACTGCTGCCCCTGAGCCACCGTCCACCGAATCTCGCGACCGCACCGCAAGTCCTCCGCCGCTCCCTGTTGAGGCCCCCGCCAAACCGGCCGAGATCGGgggcgaagacgaggacggcgaCGTTGTTATACCGGACTTTGGGAGGTCtagcgatgaagaggaggatgaaaatGTTTTTACGCAGGAGTACTTGGAAGAACGGAAGCAAATTTTCGAGAAGGACATGAAAGCCCTTCGTGCAGAAATGCCGCCTCCGCCTTTAGAGGATCCGAACATTGTGTCTCTACTGATGCGAATCCAGCTCCTAGGCATGATTGCAAATGACACGGAAACCCAAAAAGCCCAGCCACCGGCAGCCCCGGCAGACGAGGTTCCTGCACCAGAGGATGTGCAGGGTGCCCTTGAGGCTACAGCAAttgggaagaagatcgaggaaCATGAGCCATCAACAAAGTTGGTTTTGGACTCGCTTCCCGATGCGGTGTCTGTAGAGACGCTTCCATTCCTGCAATCGGGGCCTCCTACACCCATGTCCGACCTAGATACCTACCAAGACAACATTGCAACCCATGAACGCATAAAAACGATTCTCCGCAAAGAGCTGGTTGACCAGCGCAAGGCTATCACTAAAAAGAATGCGGAGCTGCGCTTGGATTGGTTGGCCTATTACAAGCGGTGGCGATTGAGTGTGTGGGAAATGGACCGCGCAAAAGGAAAGCACAAGCCCTCTGAAACTCCAGGCCCGACTCCTCCCccggcaccaccaccggtAACGCCGATTCCCATCCTGGAGAGCCGCTCCGAACGGCGATACAAAGGAAACAGCGAACTGGACTTTCAAAATGCCCTTCGTGCGTCGGAGATTTCTGCACAAGAGGAACTCGCTAGGCGCCGTGAGAATAAGGCTACTGCCCAGCCCGATCTCAATCGTGAAGCAGTTATTCCGGACATGCTCGAACCCCGTGAGGCCAAGGCTTTTATCTTCAAGGATACAAATAATATTGTCGATCCTTCTCAAGCTATGGATGTGTTCGGCTTTGTGCCACCGCTCAACGACTTCACTCCCGAAGAGCACGAAAAGTTCACTGATGCCTTTATGGCATACCCCAAGAAATGGGGCAAGATTGCGGAAGCGTTGCCTGGGCGAGACTTCAAACAGTGTATTGTTCATTATTATTTGACCAAGGAAGAGATTAAATACAAGGCCAAGTTGAACAAGCGCTGGAGTCGCCGCGGCCGTGCGCGGAGATCGGCCCGGCCCAAATCCAATGCCCTCATGGCTGATCTGGGTGTCGTGAAACCTGATTacgaaggggaggaggagccgACGCCTGTGACCGACACCGGCCGTCCGCGTCGTGCAGCTGCCCCGACTTTTGGAGACACCACTGTCGATGTCGACCAGGCGGCCAATGGCCGTCGGGCAAATGCGACAAAGGATGGTGAGCAAGGTGAGAAGCCTGCAGGTCGACGAGGTGCGCGCGCAGGAGCCGGCACTCGAGGTGGTCGCCGGGCCAAggcagcccagcagcaacagctacagcaacaacagccaggCCCCTTGACGCCACAGCCGGAGCAACCAACTTTAATAGCACCACCCGTGCCAGCTGCAGCGGTACCAACCCCAACAATTGCTAGTATCTCGAATACGGAAGTCCCGGAAATGGGTATGGACGTACCTAGCGATGTTGGTGTCGTGAGGTTTAGAGATCAACTCGACGGCGATCGGGCTGACGTGCCCCCGAGGTCGAAATCTGGTCGCGGTCGTCCCAGAGATAGTATCTATACTTTCGAGCCCACAGAGCCAGAGAGTACGACAATTAtacctgctgctggtgctgctgtccGGCCGGAGACGAACTACAACTCGCCACAGACGACCAGCTACTGGTCTGTTCCGGAAGTACGCGACTTCCCCTTGCTCCTAGCACACTTTGGCCGTGACTTTGAGGGGATTTCTAACTTCATGAAGACAAAGTCTACTCAAATG GTTAAGAACTATTTTCAACGACAACTTGATTCTGGCAAGAAAGACTTTGAGGATATTGTTACCGATGCAGAGACTAAGAGGGCGCGTGGCGAGCCTCCAAACCCGTTGCCGATTCAAAATTTTGCAGCGAAACGACGTTATGAAGCTACGCCTTCATCAGTCAATATGTCCAGGCCGCTCGCGCCGCATACTGAGGCTACTcctgaggttgaggatggtCGAATTGCGTCCACGGCCAGACATGCTGCACTGACTTCTCAGCAGGCATCCTTACACGCCCGCCCGCTTCATGAGAGGGAACGTAGCATGTCTCGATACCAGTCCCTTGCACAAGCTAGTAATGCCCCGATGGCTCCTCACTCGCCCGCCATGACTCTGACCGATGACACCTCCCGGACGATCCATACGCAGCCTGGGATGCAACAGCGAATCCAAGGGCCGCGCCTGGGGTACTTTGCTGCAGATGACAGGCGCGAGGCACCAGCACCTGGGATCTCCTCTCATGCAACTTCTCGACCTCACGACCACCCCGTCTCTTCACAGCAAGTCGCCGCGTCTGCGCCTGAGATAACAAGGATTGACCCGCTTCACAGCCAAAGATTTCGAACAACGGGCGTTGATGTGCACGGATCACCTTTGCTGCCGGGTCAAAGTGCAACCGTACCGCCGCATCAACCATACCTGTCATCCCTGGCCCAACCCCACGCGCAGCCTCCGTCGCTCATATCTCATGGCTCACACTCGCGCCACCCTAGCCTGACGAAGCCTCCAGGATCACCGGTGCAAGGAATGGCAAGGCATGAACCAGAGATGTCTCATATTCGACGTGACTCTGTCGGCCAGAGGTCTTTCTACCCTCTATCTGCGCCGCATGCCGGAGTTTCTCAACCACCTTCGGTGCTATCCCCACCTAGAGAACCTCTCCGCCCAACGTTGACGCCGGTGGAGACCACAGAGCCACCTCGCCAGGTTCCTGCGAAGAGGTCAAACATCATGAGTATTCTGAATGATGAGCCTGAGGAACCGCAACCTCGAAAACGATTCGCAAGCGATCAGGCTAGCTCGCCTTCGCGGCCAGTTTATGCTGCGAGTTCGTCACTCACCCACCCAAGTCCTCGGCAAGAAGAACCCATGCTCTCGGCTTCGCATCAAAAGGGCACAGCGTACTCACAACAGAGCCAATACCTACCGCCGTCCCGCCCTTATCCAGAGTATTCCTACAATCCAGTCTCGGAATCTTCTGGGGCTTCCAGAAACACTGATTGGCTAGGACGTTTCGATCCTCGAGCTCCACAGCAGTCCCAGCAGCCATCTTCCGCTCCTCCGCCGCCCCATAGTCGCCCGTCAACGACCTTGGCTCCGCAAACCCCATACTCCCCGTTTGCGTCGAGCCAGACCCCCTCAAGTCAAATGTTACCGAATCTCAATGCTCCGTCCCCCGCGCccacgccgccgccggcAACGGTTTCGCAGCGTCCTTCATACCCGACTTCTATGTATgcgccatcgccggcgccgcATACCCACGCTCCAGGAGGATCGCGAGACATCTCTTCTCAGGGTCCCATGTACCGTTTGGCCATCGGCTCTCCTACGCCTCGAAATAGCCATATTTCATATTCCTCGCGCCCGGGGATGAGCTCGACGTCGTCCTACGGCTCAACGGCGCAGACCGTGCCGGTATCTGCGCATATGCCAGGCACGCCCCAACAGCACCCGAGTGGTCTTCCTGGGTATCACCATGTGCAGCCCATGGTTGCacaccaacctcaaccccatcGACCCCAATTGGGACTCGCCGGGGTACACTACGGTCGGCACACGCCCccgccacagccacaggGATCAAGAATGGCGCCTTTATCAGGGGCGGTTTCTCAACAGATGGGTCGCTCCTATACACCTCCGACTGTGTTGCAACCCAGTCACTCGGGCGGGATGGCATATGCACCAAGTGGGCCTGGAAATCCCCACCCTCTCCAGACACGACCGCCCGGTCCAGGCTCAATGAATGAGCCGATGCCTGGGCCGCATGGGGGTTCGGCCCATCATCGAGTTTACAGCCAGGGGTCGAATAATCCGTATCCCGGGCCGCTACCGTCTCAGCACAATCGGTAA
- a CDS encoding EthD domain-containing protein (COG:S;~EggNog:ENOG410PU4X;~InterPro:IPR011008,IPR009799;~PFAM:PF07110;~go_function: GO:0016491 - oxidoreductase activity [Evidence IEA]), whose amino-acid sequence MTYTILAILYRKPGLTPSQFKSYYEITHVPLVREVTGSHFPTVYKRSYLPRAHIHGQGGIDETDADADTSNTAYQATTALAGSPSDFQFDVVTEMVFEDEPHFRAFQVALDKSSERVKADEAAFFDTSKIHVTKIDGPFICGLEQVASSE is encoded by the coding sequence ATGACATACacaatcctcgccatcctctaCCGCAAGCCGGGCCTAACCCCATCCCAGTTTAAATCCTACTACGAAATCACCCACGTCCCCCTCGTAAGAGAAGTAACTGGGTCGCATTTCCCAACCGTCTATAAACGCTCCTATCTCCCTCGTGCTCATATCCATGGGCAGGGTGGTATCGATGAGACAGACGCGGATGCAGATACATCGAACACCGCCTACCAAGCCACCACAGCCTTAGCCGGCAGCCCCTCAGATTTCCAATTCGACGTCGTCACGGAGATGGTCTTCGAGGACGAACCTCATTTCAGGGCATTCCAGGTCGCGCTGGATAAGAGCAGCGAGCGGGTTAAAGCTGATGAGGCCGCCTTTTTTGATACGAGTAAGATTCATGTTACGAAGATTGATGGGCCATTCATTTGTGGCCTGGAGCAAGTAGCAAGTAGCGAGTGA
- the DYS1 gene encoding deoxyhypusine synthase (BUSCO:EOG09263H5H;~COG:O;~EggNog:ENOG410PHG4;~InterPro:IPR029035,IPR002773,IPR036982;~PFAM:PF01916;~go_process: GO:0008612 - peptidyl-lysine modification to peptidyl-hypusine [Evidence IEA]) encodes MSNQLTNAPPSSVTDAVLVASEPVPEGTHKVSGVDFERFKGRDITVAELVDNMRYTGFQSSAVADAARIINDMRAYRHPETGDKTTIFLGYTSNLISSGLRDTIRYLVRNRHVSAIVTTAGGVEEDLIKCLAPTYMGNFTAPGAGLRAKGLNRIGNLIVPNSNYCAFEDWLVPILDKMLEEQDAANKKALETGNEEDELHWTPSRIIERLGHEINHEDSVLYWAAKNNIPIFCPALTDGSLGDMLYFHTFRASPRRLRVDIVDDLRRINTMAVRAARAGMIILGGGVVKHHIANACLMRNGAEHAVYINTAQEFDGSDAGARPDEAVSWGKIKTDGHSVKVYAEATVVFPLIVAATFARAGQSPPAGEEGSQN; translated from the exons ATGTCAAATCAATTAACCAATGCCCCGCCATCCTCGGTCACAGATGCCGTCCTCGTCGCCTCAGAACCCGTCCCCGAGGGCACTCACAAGGTCAGCGGGGTAGACTTTGAGCGTTTCAAGGGCCGCGATATCACGGTCGCCGAGCTGGTAGACAACATGAGATACACGGGCTTCCAGAGTagtgctgttgctgatgcAGCACGGATAATCAACGACATG CGTGCCTACCGTCATCCCGAAACCGGGGACAAGACTACGATATTCCTCGGCTACACCTCGAACCTGATTTCCTCAGGCCTACGAGACACTATCCGTTATCTAGTTCGCAACCGTCATGTTTCCGCCATTGTGACAACTGCCggtggggttgaggaggatctGATCAAGTGTCTAGCTCCCACATACATGGGTAACTTCACAGCCCCTGGCGCTGGTCTGCGGGCGAAAGGGCTCAACCGCATTGGCAACCTCATTGTCCCCAATAGCAACTACTGTGCTTTTGAAGACTGGCTGGTACCCATCCTGGACAAGATGCTAGAGGAGCAGGACGCTGCCAACAAAAAGGCCCTGGAAACAGGaaacgaagaggatgagctACATTGGACCCCGAGTCGTATCATCGAGCGTTTAGGCCACGAGATCAACCATGAGGACTCAGTGCTTTACTGGGCTGCCAAAAACAACATCCCCATATTTTGCCCCGCGCTTACTGACGGCTCGCTCGGGGATATGCTGTATTTCCACACTTTCCGCGCAtcccctcgtcgtcttcgagTCGATATCGTCGATGACCTGCGTCGGATTAACACCATGGCCGTGCGGGCCGCCCGGGCGGGAATGATTATTCTCGGCGGAGGGGTGGTCAAGCACCATATTGCGAATGCTTGTCTGATGCGGAACGGTGCAGAGCATGCGGTATACATCAACACAGCACAAGAGTTCGATGGGAGCGACGCGGGTGCTCGCCCGGATGAGGCTGTAAGCTGGGGTAAGATTAAGACCGATGGCCACTCCGTCAAGGTGTACGCGGAGGCGACCGTGGTGTTCCCACTTATTGTCGCAGCAACATTTGCACGAGCAGGACAATCACCGccagctggcgaggagggatcACAAAACTAA